A genomic segment from Leptospira fainei serovar Hurstbridge str. BUT 6 encodes:
- a CDS encoding S16 family serine protease gives MLRKVLPAQAQTKFKAPKPKQLKGLPDFLVFHKEEVRTFHQALENPELFRHILITGPEIESNLLQFAHYLSDIGKNRPVIAEPTPTLLSLAGFPNSDKYRAGRIAEADGGLLLLPLRPLVEDPDLYYFLKGVLLTGKIDFLSLPEGPDSRHINRFYPSIQSRFRLILIGEETEVDAISQLDPDFYGSFDFKIHMPYEISLTAAWLPLFSGLVKSWEKPGYPPMDQSALDALLELALRWNDSQRRLSLHLSELRSFVTEVLALSKKGQKAVSRIQIERAPEEIQKRTAIHKRKYIENIKEGLISVPLKGKKTGRINGLSVILLQSSLLDFGQVNQVSARVSLGTGNLINIEREVNLSGDLHDKGVFILQSYIKGMFSHIQSFGLDASILFEQNSSPIDGDSASCAELLALLSALSDLEIPCNIAVTGALSQYGDILPVGSVNIKIQAWYDVTKLSGSPSDRYTVYIPKDNVRDLNLPREILHSMQKGKFRIVSCSHVEDLIPEIFGAPAGKMSKPGKYPEGSLFRIIEERIDRKRDAEEHS, from the coding sequence GTGTTACGCAAAGTTCTTCCCGCCCAGGCTCAAACTAAATTCAAAGCGCCCAAACCGAAACAACTGAAAGGATTACCCGATTTCCTGGTCTTCCATAAGGAAGAGGTCAGAACTTTTCACCAAGCACTCGAAAATCCGGAGCTTTTTAGGCATATACTGATCACAGGTCCGGAGATAGAATCGAACCTTTTGCAATTCGCTCATTACCTTTCCGATATCGGAAAAAATCGGCCGGTGATCGCAGAACCGACTCCGACTTTATTGTCTTTGGCGGGTTTTCCCAATTCGGACAAATATCGTGCAGGAAGAATTGCCGAGGCGGACGGCGGGCTTTTACTTTTGCCACTTCGTCCTTTAGTGGAAGATCCTGATTTATATTATTTTTTGAAAGGAGTCCTCTTAACCGGAAAGATCGATTTTCTTTCCTTGCCGGAAGGACCTGACTCCCGTCATATCAATCGATTTTATCCGAGCATTCAATCTAGATTTCGACTAATCCTGATCGGAGAAGAAACTGAAGTGGATGCCATTTCGCAGCTGGATCCGGATTTTTACGGGAGCTTCGATTTCAAAATTCATATGCCTTACGAAATCAGTCTGACTGCGGCGTGGTTACCCCTATTTTCGGGTTTGGTCAAATCTTGGGAAAAACCCGGCTATCCTCCGATGGACCAGAGCGCCTTGGATGCTCTTCTAGAGTTGGCGCTTCGTTGGAACGACAGCCAAAGAAGATTGTCCTTACATTTATCCGAATTACGCTCCTTTGTGACGGAAGTTCTCGCTCTTAGTAAAAAAGGCCAAAAAGCGGTCAGCCGCATTCAGATAGAACGTGCCCCCGAAGAAATCCAGAAACGAACCGCTATCCATAAGCGCAAATACATCGAGAATATTAAAGAGGGATTGATTTCAGTCCCGTTGAAAGGAAAGAAAACCGGCCGTATCAACGGATTATCCGTGATCTTATTGCAATCGTCGTTGCTGGATTTTGGGCAAGTAAACCAAGTTTCGGCAAGAGTTTCCTTGGGGACCGGAAATTTAATCAATATCGAAAGAGAAGTAAATCTTTCCGGAGATCTCCATGATAAAGGCGTGTTTATTTTACAATCCTATATCAAAGGAATGTTTTCACACATTCAGTCTTTCGGTCTGGATGCTTCGATTTTGTTCGAACAAAATAGTTCCCCGATTGATGGAGATTCGGCGAGTTGTGCCGAGCTCTTGGCGCTTTTATCGGCTCTTTCGGACCTTGAGATTCCCTGTAATATTGCGGTTACGGGGGCGCTTTCGCAGTACGGCGACATTCTACCTGTGGGCTCGGTGAACATTAAAATACAGGCCTGGTATGATGTCACAAAGCTGAGCGGATCTCCGAGCGATAGATACACGGTTTATATACCGAAAGATAATGTGCGAGATTTGAATTTACCGAGAGAAATACTACATTCGATGCAAAAAGGAAAATTTCGGATCGTTTCCTGTTCTCACGTCGAGGATTTGATTCCTGAAATTTTCGGTGCGCCGGCGGGAAAGATGTCCAAGCCGGGCAAGTATCCTGAGGGGAGTTTGTTCCGAATCATAGAAGAGCGAATCGACCGTAAGAGAGACGCCGAAGAACATTCGTGA
- a CDS encoding YbaB/EbfC family nucleoid-associated protein, with translation MFGGKNLENLKQMNQMRVRMKRLEKELQALSFEGKSKNDLVICISDGKLVVQEVRIEDELLAKNDKKLLQKSIKQAVNQSIELAQKAAEERMGEFRGLLSGTP, from the coding sequence ATGTTCGGCGGAAAGAACTTAGAGAATCTAAAACAGATGAACCAGATGCGAGTTCGGATGAAACGTCTGGAAAAAGAACTGCAAGCATTATCTTTCGAAGGAAAGTCCAAGAACGATTTGGTTATATGTATTTCGGACGGAAAACTCGTGGTACAGGAAGTTCGAATCGAAGACGAGTTATTGGCAAAGAACGACAAAAAACTATTACAGAAAAGTATAAAGCAGGCCGTGAATCAGTCGATCGAATTGGCGCAAAAAGCGGCAGAAGAAAGAATGGGAGAATTTCGCGGATTGCTTTCCGGAACGCCTTAA
- the queA gene encoding tRNA preQ1(34) S-adenosylmethionine ribosyltransferase-isomerase QueA has translation MEIQDLSEFSFDLPEDQIAKHPSSRRDGSRLLVLDRKRNALLEEVSFTSVRKYLKKGDVLIANAARVSKRRVYLKTISGRRHESLFLSRGEGNIWKTLIRNSKKLREGTSLRSEESDSFEFIVLHKKEEFTFLKCKPDFREEDFEIIGKIPIPPYFKRESSEEDSIRYQTVYAKNLGSVAAPTAGLHFTPELLSEIRNAGIDFVELELRVGYGTFQPLSPEHFREKKLHEESYFISSEVSEVLNSAKKTGRRIISVGTTTLRALESLYDPEAERFRAGEGTTRLFLQPGDRISSCDGLITNFHLPESSLLLLVCAFAGKEQVLSAYRHAVRKGFRFFSYGDAMLLL, from the coding sequence ATGGAAATTCAGGATCTCTCCGAGTTCTCCTTTGATCTTCCGGAAGATCAAATTGCAAAGCATCCTTCCTCTCGCCGTGACGGGAGTCGGCTCCTCGTTTTGGACCGAAAACGAAATGCCTTACTTGAAGAAGTTTCTTTCACCTCCGTCCGGAAATATCTCAAGAAGGGGGATGTGCTAATAGCAAATGCCGCCCGAGTTAGTAAGCGTAGAGTTTATTTAAAAACGATTTCAGGGCGTCGACATGAGTCCTTATTTCTTTCTCGAGGAGAAGGCAATATTTGGAAGACTCTAATTCGAAACTCTAAAAAGTTAAGGGAAGGAACTTCGTTGAGGTCGGAGGAATCCGACTCATTCGAATTCATCGTACTGCATAAAAAAGAAGAGTTCACGTTTTTAAAATGTAAGCCCGATTTTCGCGAGGAAGATTTTGAAATCATCGGAAAGATCCCGATTCCCCCGTATTTCAAGCGGGAGAGTTCCGAAGAAGATTCTATTCGTTATCAAACCGTTTACGCTAAGAATTTAGGCTCGGTCGCGGCTCCAACCGCCGGCTTGCATTTCACGCCGGAATTGCTGAGCGAAATTAGGAACGCAGGAATCGATTTTGTGGAATTGGAGTTGAGAGTAGGTTATGGAACATTTCAGCCGCTTTCACCGGAGCATTTTCGAGAGAAGAAACTACACGAAGAATCGTATTTCATTTCTTCGGAAGTCTCCGAAGTTTTAAATTCCGCAAAGAAAACCGGTAGAAGAATCATATCTGTAGGAACAACGACACTCCGAGCTCTAGAATCCTTGTATGATCCGGAAGCGGAACGCTTTCGAGCCGGTGAAGGAACAACCCGTTTGTTCCTCCAGCCCGGAGATCGGATATCAAGTTGTGACGGGCTAATCACGAATTTTCATTTGCCGGAAAGTAGTTTGCTACTTCTAGTTTGCGCGTTTGCAGGCAAAGAACAGGTATTATCCGCATATCGTCACGCTGTTCGAAAAGGATTCCGCTTCTTTTCCTACGGTGACGCGATGTTGCTTCTCTAA